A stretch of the Candidatus Methylomirabilota bacterium genome encodes the following:
- a CDS encoding Tim44 domain-containing protein, whose translation MTRRRFVPLLGLVLMGLLFVTTTEAWARATGGGSRGSRTYSAPSRPSPTSPATPSRPTTSTSPAAPQRPGIFGGFGGVLGGLLIGGLLGGLLFGHPGFGVGLLDVLLIGGGLMLLIAFLRRRQTAGEPAYAMAGARGAAEGAPWGSSGGATMEAPAAPDDLERGLAHIRTMDPGFEPAAFATIARSAFLDLQRAVAARDVAPLRDRLTSEMSAMLQSQCDRLRSSRQTNRIEKIEIRRIDVTEAWQESGRDYVTVYLAASLLDYVVDDGTGAVIDGSPTQRQEIEEYWTFTRPVGTGAWKLSAIQTG comes from the coding sequence ATGACACGGCGACGGTTCGTCCCCCTGCTGGGCCTCGTGCTGATGGGGCTGCTCTTCGTCACGACGACCGAGGCCTGGGCGCGCGCCACCGGTGGAGGGAGCCGCGGCTCCCGCACGTATTCCGCGCCGTCGCGCCCGTCCCCCACGAGCCCCGCTACGCCGTCCAGGCCGACGACCTCCACCTCGCCGGCCGCCCCCCAGCGCCCGGGCATCTTCGGCGGGTTCGGAGGCGTGCTCGGAGGTCTGCTGATCGGCGGGCTCCTCGGTGGCCTCCTGTTCGGCCACCCCGGCTTCGGTGTCGGCCTCCTGGACGTCCTCTTGATCGGCGGCGGGCTCATGCTGCTGATCGCCTTCCTCAGGCGGCGCCAGACCGCCGGCGAGCCGGCCTACGCGATGGCGGGCGCGCGCGGCGCCGCCGAGGGCGCCCCCTGGGGCTCGAGCGGTGGAGCCACGATGGAGGCGCCGGCGGCGCCGGACGACCTCGAGCGCGGCCTCGCCCACATCCGCACGATGGATCCCGGCTTCGAGCCGGCGGCCTTCGCGACGATCGCGCGCAGCGCGTTCCTCGACTTGCAGCGGGCGGTGGCGGCCCGCGACGTGGCGCCGCTGCGTGACCGGCTCACCTCCGAAATGTCGGCCATGCTCCAGAGCCAGTGCGATCGTCTGCGCAGCTCGCGACAGACCAATCGCATCGAGAAGATCGAGATCCGGCGGATCGACGTCACCGAGGCGTGGCAGGAGAGCGGGCGGGACTACGTGACGGTCTACCTCGCCGCCTCGCTGCTGGACTACGTCGTCGACGACGGCACCGGCGCCGTCATCGACGGCTCGCCGACCCAACGACAGGAGATCGAGGAATACTGGACCTTTACCCGCCCGGTCGGTACCGGGGCCTGGAAGCTCTCGGCCATCCAGACCGGGTAG